The following proteins are encoded in a genomic region of Hoeflea phototrophica DFL-43:
- a CDS encoding ligase-associated DNA damage response exonuclease, giving the protein MRPEMLLLPRPEGLYCPPGDFFIDPVRGVDRALITHGHADHARAGHGHVLATPQTLDIMAIRYGADHAGATQAAMLGEEIRVKDVTVRFHPAGHVLGSAQIEVEAGGLRIVASGDYKPRPDPTCAAFEPVNCDVFITEATFALPVFRHPDAQDEIAKLLKSLARNPDRAHLVGVYSLGKAQRVIRLIRDAGYMRPLYIHGALQKLCDYYQSQGVDLGELLPATVAAGAKGDFAGAIVLGPPSAFGDKWARRFPDPLITFASGWMQVRARARQRGVELPLVISDHADWGELIDTIKTVAPGEVWVTHGREEALVRWCELEGIRAKPLNLVGYEDEGD; this is encoded by the coding sequence ATGCGTCCCGAAATGCTGCTCCTTCCCCGCCCCGAAGGGCTTTACTGCCCGCCCGGCGATTTCTTCATCGATCCGGTGCGCGGCGTCGACCGGGCGTTGATCACCCATGGCCATGCGGATCACGCCCGTGCCGGTCATGGCCATGTGTTGGCAACACCACAAACGCTCGACATCATGGCGATCCGCTATGGTGCAGACCACGCCGGTGCGACCCAGGCTGCGATGCTGGGTGAAGAGATCCGCGTCAAGGATGTAACGGTGCGGTTCCACCCCGCGGGCCACGTGCTGGGGTCTGCACAGATTGAAGTCGAGGCCGGCGGGCTGCGCATTGTAGCCTCAGGCGATTACAAGCCGAGGCCTGACCCAACCTGTGCCGCCTTCGAGCCGGTCAATTGTGATGTCTTCATCACCGAGGCCACATTTGCCCTTCCGGTGTTTCGCCATCCCGACGCGCAGGACGAGATTGCCAAACTGCTCAAGTCGCTGGCCCGCAATCCTGACCGGGCCCATCTGGTCGGGGTCTATTCGCTGGGCAAGGCGCAGCGCGTCATCCGTCTGATCCGTGACGCGGGTTACATGAGGCCGCTCTACATTCACGGCGCGCTGCAAAAGCTCTGCGACTATTATCAGAGCCAAGGTGTGGATCTGGGCGAATTGCTGCCTGCCACCGTGGCGGCCGGGGCCAAGGGCGATTTCGCCGGCGCCATCGTGCTCGGCCCACCCTCGGCCTTTGGCGACAAATGGGCACGGCGCTTTCCCGATCCGCTGATCACCTTTGCCTCGGGCTGGATGCAGGTTCGCGCCCGCGCCCGCCAGCGTGGCGTCGAACTGCCGCTGGTGATCTCCGACCATGCCGATTGGGGCGAGTTGATCGATACGATCAAGACCGTTGCGCCCGGCGAGGTCTGGGTGACCCACGGCCGCGAAGAGGCGCTTGTGCGCTGGTGCGAGCTTGAGGGCATCCGCGCCAAACCGCTCAATCTGGTCGGCTATGAAGACGAGGGGGACTGA
- a CDS encoding cisplatin damage response ATP-dependent DNA ligase yields the protein MNRFADLLDMLAFTPSRNAKLALLQEHFRAVPDPERGYALAALARDLDIPSVKPAQLRELIATRMDAELFAYSYDYVGDLAETIALAWPEKTPVATGRNDAPGLTEVVETLIASSRAKGPALIEDWLDRLDAAGRYALLKLVTGGFRMGISGRLIKQALAGFGGVNVNEIEELWHGLAPPYLELFAWLEGTGDKPVNAAAAPFRPVMLSHAIDEADFDKLEPADFVAEWKWDGIRVQATSERGVHRLYSRTGDDISHAFPDLLDAFAFDGAIDGELLVARPQGTEVETGSFSDLQQRLNRKKVSAKQLRDYPAFLRAYDLLQDGEADLRGLPFHARRERLERFVKGLDPDRFDCSDMLSFSTWDELAALRATPPSAVIEGVMIKRKEAPYLPGRPKGEWFKWKRDPFLIDVVLMYAQRGHGKRSGFYSDYTFGVWRDTGELVPVGKAYFGFTDEELAQIDKYVRNNTIERFGPVRSVRAGLDQGLVFEVAFEGINRSSRHKSGVAMRFPRISRLRWDKPPAEADRLETLERMIDTPR from the coding sequence ATGAACCGCTTTGCAGACCTTCTCGACATGCTGGCCTTCACGCCCTCGCGCAACGCCAAGCTCGCCTTGCTGCAGGAGCATTTCCGCGCGGTTCCCGATCCCGAGCGCGGCTATGCGCTTGCAGCTCTTGCCCGCGATCTCGACATTCCCTCGGTAAAGCCTGCGCAGCTGCGAGAGCTGATCGCCACGCGAATGGATGCGGAGCTCTTCGCCTATTCCTATGACTATGTCGGCGACCTGGCGGAAACCATCGCGCTGGCCTGGCCTGAAAAGACCCCGGTCGCAACAGGCCGCAATGATGCGCCCGGTCTCACCGAAGTGGTCGAGACCCTGATCGCTTCCTCCCGTGCGAAGGGGCCGGCGCTGATCGAGGATTGGCTCGACCGGCTTGATGCGGCTGGCCGTTACGCGCTGCTCAAGCTGGTCACTGGCGGCTTCCGCATGGGGATCTCGGGCCGCCTGATCAAGCAGGCGCTCGCGGGCTTTGGCGGCGTCAATGTCAACGAGATCGAAGAGCTGTGGCATGGCCTGGCACCGCCCTATCTCGAGCTCTTTGCCTGGCTCGAAGGCACCGGCGACAAGCCGGTCAATGCCGCCGCCGCCCCCTTCCGCCCGGTGATGCTCTCCCACGCCATCGATGAGGCCGATTTTGACAAGCTCGAACCGGCGGATTTTGTCGCGGAGTGGAAATGGGATGGCATCCGCGTGCAGGCGACATCCGAACGCGGGGTGCACAGGCTCTACTCGCGCACCGGCGACGACATCTCCCACGCCTTCCCCGATCTCCTCGACGCCTTTGCCTTCGATGGCGCAATCGACGGCGAGCTTCTGGTGGCACGGCCACAGGGCACGGAGGTGGAGACCGGCAGCTTTTCCGATCTGCAGCAACGCCTCAACCGCAAGAAAGTCAGCGCCAAACAGCTGCGCGATTACCCGGCATTTCTCAGAGCCTATGACCTGCTCCAGGATGGCGAAGCCGATTTGCGCGGCCTGCCGTTCCATGCCCGCCGCGAGCGGCTTGAGCGTTTCGTCAAGGGGCTCGACCCCGACCGGTTCGACTGCTCAGATATGCTCTCCTTCTCCACCTGGGATGAGCTTGCAGCCCTTCGCGCCACGCCACCGTCTGCGGTGATCGAGGGGGTGATGATCAAACGCAAGGAGGCGCCTTATCTTCCCGGGCGGCCGAAAGGCGAGTGGTTCAAATGGAAGCGCGATCCCTTCCTCATCGATGTGGTGCTGATGTACGCCCAGCGCGGCCATGGCAAGCGCTCCGGTTTTTATTCGGACTACACCTTCGGGGTCTGGCGGGACACCGGCGAACTGGTGCCTGTCGGCAAGGCCTATTTCGGCTTCACCGATGAGGAGCTGGCACAGATCGACAAATATGTCCGCAACAACACCATCGAGCGGTTCGGCCCGGTCCGTTCGGTGCGCGCCGGCCTGGATCAGGGGTTGGTTTTTGAAGTGGCCTTCGAGGGGATCAACCGCTCGTCGCGGCACAAATCCGGCGTCGCAATGCGGTTTCCCCGCATCAGCCGCTTGCGCTGGGACAAGCCGCCCGCGGAAGCCGACCGACTTGAAACGCTGGAGCGGATGATCGACACGCCGCGCTGA
- a CDS encoding DUF6460 domain-containing protein produces MSNGLTRFLGDTPGRTALKLLVASFVVGVVMAAFNWYPVDIYYWIRDFVVTLWENGWAALGRFGTYLALGAGVVIPIFIVLRLLNMRK; encoded by the coding sequence ATGAGCAACGGTCTGACACGTTTTCTGGGCGATACGCCCGGGCGAACCGCATTGAAGCTGCTCGTCGCCTCCTTTGTCGTCGGCGTGGTCATGGCGGCCTTCAACTGGTATCCCGTTGATATCTATTACTGGATCCGCGATTTCGTCGTCACGCTGTGGGAGAACGGTTGGGCAGCCCTTGGCCGCTTCGGTACCTATCTCGCACTTGGTGCGGGTGTGGTGATCCCGATCTTCATCGTCCTGCGCCTTCTCAACATGCGCAAATAG
- a CDS encoding histone deacetylase family protein produces MSDLPIVHAPAYDAGFAPGHRFPMGKYSRLMELIAESGLSARASFHMPVPASAEWLALAHSRSYVDQVIASRVPAPIEREIGFAVDERVSLRARLATAGTVMAARLALSEGIACNTAGGSHHARRDQGAGFCTFNDVAVASLVLLADGEARNILVVDLDVHQGDGTAEICGANAAVRTVSVHGEKNYPVRKQTSDIDVALPDGVRDEAYLETIDWLLPQTIDRFDPDLVFFNAGVDPHEADRLGRLSLTDDGLRERDRRVFSFFRARNIPIAAVIGGGYSQDINALARRHLGTFEAAAEFV; encoded by the coding sequence ATGTCAGACCTACCGATTGTCCATGCCCCCGCCTATGATGCCGGATTTGCCCCGGGTCACCGCTTCCCGATGGGGAAATACTCTCGGCTCATGGAGCTGATTGCCGAGAGCGGGCTGAGTGCACGCGCAAGCTTCCATATGCCGGTCCCTGCCTCGGCGGAATGGTTGGCACTGGCTCACAGCCGAAGCTACGTGGATCAGGTGATCGCAAGCCGGGTTCCTGCCCCCATCGAAAGGGAGATCGGATTTGCGGTTGATGAGCGGGTGAGCCTGCGTGCGAGGTTGGCGACGGCGGGCACCGTGATGGCCGCAAGGCTGGCGCTGTCAGAAGGCATCGCCTGCAATACGGCCGGTGGCAGTCATCACGCCCGGCGCGATCAGGGTGCAGGATTTTGCACCTTCAACGACGTCGCGGTGGCTTCGCTTGTGCTGCTTGCCGATGGCGAGGCCCGGAATATCCTCGTTGTTGACCTGGATGTTCATCAGGGTGATGGCACCGCCGAGATCTGCGGGGCGAATGCGGCGGTTCGCACCGTGTCTGTGCATGGCGAAAAGAACTATCCAGTGCGAAAGCAGACTTCCGACATTGATGTGGCGCTGCCAGACGGGGTGCGCGACGAGGCTTACCTGGAAACGATAGATTGGCTGCTGCCGCAAACCATCGACCGCTTCGATCCGGATCTGGTGTTCTTCAATGCGGGCGTCGATCCGCATGAGGCTGACCGGCTTGGCCGGTTGTCGCTGACCGACGACGGCCTGCGCGAGCGCGACCGGCGGGTGTTTTCGTTTTTCAGGGCGCGTAACATCCCGATCGCCGCTGTGATCGGCGGCGGCTATAGCCAGGACATCAACGCGCTCGCCCGGCGGCACCTGGGCACCTTCGAGGCAGCGGCAGAGTTTGTTTGA
- a CDS encoding MATE family efflux transporter, with protein sequence MYSEKAASPPQTRAFEVNNSMVLGIAVPMTFAFLTTPLLGLVDTAVVGRLGDAALLGGLAIAAILFDLVFASFNFLRSATTGLVAQAMGREDPAEEQAVFWRSLMISAVAGVAIIAATPLLLVLGLRFMGAEGELAEAAGVYLSIRALSAPVALANYAILGYILGRGMGKTGLLVQILINGTNIALSIWFALGLDLGLEGVAWATVTAEVAGCAAGFLIIRARFDPAFKPFWAQIIDRVSIGKLMALNGDIMIRSFALIAGFAWFTRLGTGFGETTLAANAILMNFFMVAGYYLDGFATAAEQIAGRAVGARHRPALIKAVKLTSLWGFGLAGFTTAFFLFFGNEMVALMTTLKAVRVEAGDYLFWAALTALSGALAFQMDGVYIGATWSRDMRNMMLISLALFIGLSVVLSERWGNLGLWIAFNIFLAARGFTLLALLPRRIDQAFRPVQAGIGKDA encoded by the coding sequence ATGTATTCGGAAAAGGCGGCAAGTCCGCCGCAGACAAGGGCCTTTGAGGTCAACAATTCCATGGTGCTCGGAATTGCGGTGCCGATGACGTTCGCGTTTCTGACCACACCGCTTCTGGGGCTGGTCGACACTGCTGTTGTCGGCCGTCTGGGCGATGCAGCGCTTCTGGGCGGGCTGGCCATTGCCGCCATCCTGTTCGATCTTGTCTTTGCCTCATTCAATTTCTTGAGGTCGGCGACCACCGGACTTGTTGCGCAAGCCATGGGCCGGGAGGATCCGGCAGAGGAACAGGCGGTGTTCTGGCGCTCGCTGATGATTTCCGCTGTCGCAGGCGTCGCGATCATCGCCGCCACGCCACTCTTGCTGGTGCTGGGCCTGCGGTTCATGGGCGCCGAGGGCGAACTGGCCGAGGCGGCCGGCGTGTATCTTTCGATCCGGGCGCTGTCTGCCCCCGTTGCGCTCGCCAACTACGCCATCCTTGGCTACATTTTGGGGCGCGGCATGGGCAAGACCGGGCTTCTGGTGCAGATCCTGATCAATGGCACGAACATCGCGCTCTCGATCTGGTTTGCTCTCGGCCTTGACCTCGGACTTGAGGGTGTAGCCTGGGCGACTGTAACCGCGGAAGTGGCCGGTTGCGCAGCGGGCTTCCTGATCATACGGGCGCGCTTTGATCCTGCGTTCAAGCCGTTCTGGGCACAGATCATCGACCGCGTGTCGATTGGGAAGCTGATGGCGCTCAATGGCGACATCATGATCCGCTCTTTCGCACTCATTGCAGGCTTTGCCTGGTTCACCCGCCTTGGCACAGGCTTTGGTGAGACAACACTGGCGGCCAATGCGATCCTGATGAATTTCTTCATGGTCGCGGGCTATTATCTCGATGGCTTTGCCACCGCAGCCGAGCAGATCGCGGGGCGGGCGGTTGGTGCCCGTCATCGCCCGGCGCTGATCAAGGCAGTGAAGCTGACGAGCCTTTGGGGGTTCGGTCTGGCTGGTTTCACCACCGCGTTCTTCCTCTTCTTCGGAAACGAGATGGTGGCGCTCATGACCACGCTTAAAGCGGTGCGGGTCGAAGCTGGAGACTATCTTTTCTGGGCGGCATTGACGGCCCTGTCCGGTGCGCTCGCCTTTCAGATGGACGGCGTCTATATCGGCGCCACCTGGTCGCGCGACATGCGCAACATGATGCTGATTTCATTGGCGCTGTTCATCGGGCTTTCGGTTGTCCTGTCAGAGCGTTGGGGCAATCTCGGTCTCTGGATTGCCTTCAACATCTTTCTCGCCGCGCGCGGTTTCACCCTGCTTGCGCTTTTGCCACGGCGCATTGATCAGGCCTTTAGGCCGGTTCAGGCCGGAATTGGCAAGGATGCGTAG
- a CDS encoding quinone-dependent dihydroorotate dehydrogenase gives MSEFLSTLARNALFTLDPEAAHGLSIRALKSGLVPGCSGDRDDRLAVEIAGLKFPNPLGMAAGYDKNAEVAAALAKLGFGFVEVGTLTPRAQDGNPKPRIFRLPSDRAVINRLGFNNRGHAAALENLAGQGRSGILGINIGANKEAEDRVGDYVAGIAAFADIASYFTVNVSSPNTPGLRNLQTREALSELLTRVLAERDRCAGNIPVFLKIAPDLSEPDLDDIAAECLAQKLDGLIVSNTTLSREGLGNDASKSEAGGLSGRLVFERSTIVLAKMRERLGPDMPLIGVGGIDSAETAAEKMRAGADLVQIYTGFIYGGPLLPGRILRGLSKICDREKLTRLHDLRDSRTAHYASLPIPA, from the coding sequence ATGAGCGAATTTCTCAGCACTCTGGCGCGCAACGCGCTGTTCACGCTGGATCCCGAAGCCGCGCACGGGCTGTCAATCAGGGCGCTGAAAAGCGGGCTGGTTCCGGGCTGCAGCGGCGACCGCGACGATCGACTCGCTGTCGAGATCGCCGGGCTGAAGTTTCCCAATCCGCTGGGAATGGCGGCAGGCTATGACAAGAACGCCGAGGTGGCTGCAGCACTGGCAAAGCTCGGCTTCGGTTTTGTCGAAGTGGGAACGCTGACACCCAGGGCACAGGACGGCAACCCGAAGCCACGGATCTTTCGCCTGCCCTCCGACCGGGCGGTGATCAATCGTCTTGGCTTCAACAATCGCGGCCATGCAGCCGCACTTGAGAACCTGGCGGGCCAAGGGCGCTCGGGCATTCTCGGCATCAATATCGGCGCCAACAAGGAGGCCGAAGACCGGGTCGGTGATTATGTGGCTGGCATTGCGGCATTTGCAGATATCGCCAGCTACTTCACCGTCAATGTGTCCTCGCCCAACACACCGGGCCTGCGCAATCTGCAGACACGCGAAGCGTTGTCAGAGCTGTTGACACGGGTTCTGGCGGAGCGCGACCGGTGTGCCGGCAACATCCCGGTTTTCCTCAAGATTGCACCGGATCTGAGCGAACCGGACCTGGACGATATTGCGGCGGAATGCCTGGCACAGAAGCTCGACGGGCTGATTGTGTCCAACACCACGCTCTCGCGCGAAGGTCTTGGCAATGATGCCAGCAAGAGCGAGGCGGGCGGGCTTTCCGGGCGACTCGTGTTTGAACGCTCGACAATCGTCCTCGCCAAGATGCGTGAGCGGCTGGGGCCCGACATGCCGCTGATCGGCGTTGGCGGGATCGACAGTGCGGAAACCGCGGCAGAGAAGATGCGGGCCGGGGCCGATCTGGTGCAGATCTATACCGGCTTCATCTATGGAGGACCGCTGTTGCCAGGCCGGATCCTGCGCGGCTTGTCAAAGATCTGCGATCGGGAGAAGCTGACGCGGCTGCATGATCTGCGCGACAGCAGGACTGCGCACTACGCATCCTTGCCAATTCCGGCCTGA
- a CDS encoding DUF952 domain-containing protein gives MHATVYKIAPEALWRTAEAEGRFDGAPIDHADGFIHFSTREQAIETAKRHFAGQTGLLLIAVDAGQLGEKLVFEPSRGGALFPHLYGPMALSAVKWVKPLPLDDDGLHQFPDMEP, from the coding sequence ATGCATGCCACTGTTTACAAGATTGCACCGGAAGCCCTCTGGCGTACGGCCGAGGCGGAAGGCCGGTTTGACGGCGCACCGATCGACCATGCCGATGGCTTCATTCACTTTTCGACCCGCGAACAGGCGATCGAGACCGCAAAGCGTCACTTTGCCGGCCAGACGGGACTGCTGTTGATCGCGGTTGACGCCGGCCAGCTCGGCGAAAAGCTGGTGTTCGAGCCCTCACGGGGCGGGGCACTGTTTCCGCATCTCTATGGCCCGATGGCGCTCTCAGCGGTCAAATGGGTCAAGCCGCTGCCCTTGGACGATGATGGCCTGCATCAGTTTCCGGACATGGAGCCATGA
- a CDS encoding response regulator transcription factor gives MTQLKFIIADDHPLFRGAMRQALSGIDASIEILEAGDLEGARREAQANPDADLILLDLTMPGVSGLSGLIAFRAEFSSLPVVVVSASDDPQTMRRALELGASGFISKSASIEEIREGVRTVLDGGIWTPPDIDLGSEHDAEIADLIGRLQTLTPQQGRVLGMLAEGLLNKQIAYELSVSEATIKAHVSAVLQKLGVDSRTQAVIQLSKIGAEVLNQNEGSAS, from the coding sequence ATGACGCAATTGAAATTCATCATCGCAGACGATCATCCGTTGTTTCGGGGAGCGATGCGGCAGGCTTTGTCGGGGATTGATGCGAGCATCGAAATCCTGGAGGCCGGCGATCTGGAGGGCGCGCGCCGGGAAGCCCAGGCCAACCCCGATGCGGATCTCATCCTGCTGGATCTGACCATGCCGGGCGTATCCGGTCTTTCCGGCCTGATCGCCTTTCGCGCTGAGTTCTCCAGCCTGCCTGTCGTGGTGGTGTCAGCCAGCGATGACCCGCAAACCATGCGCCGCGCGCTTGAACTCGGTGCTTCAGGTTTCATTTCCAAATCCGCAAGCATCGAAGAAATTCGTGAGGGCGTGCGAACCGTACTGGATGGCGGCATCTGGACCCCGCCCGATATCGATCTCGGATCCGAACATGACGCCGAGATTGCGGATCTGATCGGCCGCCTTCAAACCCTGACACCGCAACAGGGCCGGGTGCTCGGAATGTTGGCTGAGGGTTTGCTGAACAAGCAGATCGCCTATGAGCTCAGCGTTTCCGAGGCGACCATCAAGGCGCATGTCTCCGCCGTTTTGCAGAAACTCGGTGTCGACAGCCGCACCCAGGCGGTCATTCAACTCTCCAAAATCGGAGCCGAAGTGCTCAATCAGAACGAGGGATCCGCATCCTGA